Genomic DNA from Paenibacillus sp. KS-LC4:
TATCTATTTCATAGTGAAATGAAACGGATATTTTAGTGGAAATCATTACATGCTAAAAAAAATTAAACGCAATGAAAAATAGTAGGGCTCTCAGTTGTATTAAAATTGAAAGGGGGTGCTGAGGTGTACAATTCATATGAGCTCAATGAATCTGTGCGGCGGGCCTTGGATCTATATTCACACAGCTTGATTAAAATAGCCTTTACGTACCTGAAAAATATAGCTGATGCCGAAGAAGTGACTCAAGAGGTTTTTCTCACCTATTTGCAGAAGCGCCCTGTGTTTGAAAACAGCGAGCATGAAAAAGCATGGTTGATTCGATTAACCATTAATAAAAGTAAAAATATGCTGAAAACCGGATGGTTCAAAAGCAGAAATCCTGTTCCCGAAGATCTTAGCTATCTTCCACCAGAAGAAAATGGGATTTTGCAGGCTGTACTGGCCTT
This window encodes:
- a CDS encoding sigma-70 family RNA polymerase sigma factor, which produces MYNSYELNESVRRALDLYSHSLIKIAFTYLKNIADAEEVTQEVFLTYLQKRPVFENSEHEKAWLIRLTINKSKNMLKTGWFKSRNPVPEDLSYLPPEENGILQAVLALDKKYRIPIHLHYYEGYSIKEIADIMQTKSATVGTWLARGRLILKDKIGGLEDEEICL